The Lycium barbarum isolate Lr01 chromosome 10, ASM1917538v2, whole genome shotgun sequence genome includes a region encoding these proteins:
- the LOC132615522 gene encoding uncharacterized protein LOC132615522 isoform X2, producing the protein MAQIKLTVGAIPMLSTGKWKEEEFTPVLQITDIRSCLIQNQRSNNNERYTILLSDGQYLQHGILAKHNSHLIWSQRMKKGTIIYMKEFVPTFIQNRTQAMVPQLPRVDMEKEALVTCDILRTQDEENPARKKSKMSTTVATSPAFEVTDLDGSASERTDTHATTSAGPTSSIPSTVRATSRATPVLSKAGILKLGQLAASTDTRVVGLEKSIPEMIRMALAPLSTSLSAVPQKQQAHETALVLLTDRVARLEERGGGSDLTSIRADVTKLQREVEHLMSAKIDFLIADPPQEEVPNQHDDRDPIIEERR; encoded by the exons ATGGCGCAAATAAAGTTGACGGTAGGCGCGATACCGATGCTATCGACCGGAAAATGGAAGGAAGAGGAGTTTACACCGGTGTTACAGATAACAGATATTCGGAGCTGTTTGATTCAGAATCAGAGGAGTAACAATAACGAACGATACACGATTCTGTTATCGGATGGACAGTATCTTCAACACGGGATTTTAGCTAAGCATAACAGCCATCTTATTTGGTCTCAACGGATGAAGAAAGGAACTATTATTTACATGAAAGAGTTCGTTCCTACTTTCATCCAAAATCGAAC GCAAGCAATGGTGCCCCAGTTGCCCCGGGTTGATATGGAGAAAGAAGCACTTGTGACTTGTGATATCTTGCGGACTCAAGATGAAGAAAACCCGGCAAGAAAGAAGAGTAAGATGAGTACCACAGTTGCTACATCACCAGCATTCGAGGTGACAGACCTTGATGGTTCTGCGTCTGAGCGGACAGATACACATGCCACCACCTCGGCTGGGCCTACATCTTCCATACCTTCTACAGTTCGAGCTACCTCCAGGGCTACACCTGTTCTGTCAAAGGCCGGGATTCTGAAACTTGGTCAACTAGCTGCTTCCACTGATACTAGGGTGGTCGGACTTGAGAAGAGCATCCCTGAGATGATCAGAATGGCCTTGGCTCCACTTAGCACATCATTGAGTGCGGTGCCACAGAAGCAACAAGCCCATGAGACCGCACTGGTTCTTTTGACTGATCGAGTTGCTAGGTTGGAGGAGCGTGGGGGTGGTAGTGACTTGACCTCTATTCGGGCGGACGTGACAAAGCTCCAGAGAGAGGTGGAGCACTTGATGTCTGCGAAGATTGATTTCTTGATAGCTGACCCACCTCAGGAGGAGGTACCGAATCAGCACGACGATAGGGACCCCATCATAGAGGAGAGGAGATAG
- the LOC132615522 gene encoding uncharacterized protein LOC132615522 isoform X1 — protein sequence MAQIKLTVGAIPMLSTGKWKEEEFTPVLQITDIRSCLIQNQRSNNNERYTILLSDGQYLQHGILAKHNSHLIWSQRMKKGTIIYMKEFVPTFIQNRTIIIIIELDILLELCDQIGEPKHYLKTDGSTELCRQAMVPQLPRVDMEKEALVTCDILRTQDEENPARKKSKMSTTVATSPAFEVTDLDGSASERTDTHATTSAGPTSSIPSTVRATSRATPVLSKAGILKLGQLAASTDTRVVGLEKSIPEMIRMALAPLSTSLSAVPQKQQAHETALVLLTDRVARLEERGGGSDLTSIRADVTKLQREVEHLMSAKIDFLIADPPQEEVPNQHDDRDPIIEERR from the exons ATGGCGCAAATAAAGTTGACGGTAGGCGCGATACCGATGCTATCGACCGGAAAATGGAAGGAAGAGGAGTTTACACCGGTGTTACAGATAACAGATATTCGGAGCTGTTTGATTCAGAATCAGAGGAGTAACAATAACGAACGATACACGATTCTGTTATCGGATGGACAGTATCTTCAACACGGGATTTTAGCTAAGCATAACAGCCATCTTATTTGGTCTCAACGGATGAAGAAAGGAACTATTATTTACATGAAAGAGTTCGTTCCTACTTTCATCCAAAATCGAAC gatcatcattatcattgaaTTAGATATTTTACTTGAGCTGTGTGATCAAATTGGAGAACCAAAGCATTATCTCAAAACTGATGGTAGTACTGAGTTGTGTAGGCAAGCAATGGTGCCCCAGTTGCCCCGGGTTGATATGGAGAAAGAAGCACTTGTGACTTGTGATATCTTGCGGACTCAAGATGAAGAAAACCCGGCAAGAAAGAAGAGTAAGATGAGTACCACAGTTGCTACATCACCAGCATTCGAGGTGACAGACCTTGATGGTTCTGCGTCTGAGCGGACAGATACACATGCCACCACCTCGGCTGGGCCTACATCTTCCATACCTTCTACAGTTCGAGCTACCTCCAGGGCTACACCTGTTCTGTCAAAGGCCGGGATTCTGAAACTTGGTCAACTAGCTGCTTCCACTGATACTAGGGTGGTCGGACTTGAGAAGAGCATCCCTGAGATGATCAGAATGGCCTTGGCTCCACTTAGCACATCATTGAGTGCGGTGCCACAGAAGCAACAAGCCCATGAGACCGCACTGGTTCTTTTGACTGATCGAGTTGCTAGGTTGGAGGAGCGTGGGGGTGGTAGTGACTTGACCTCTATTCGGGCGGACGTGACAAAGCTCCAGAGAGAGGTGGAGCACTTGATGTCTGCGAAGATTGATTTCTTGATAGCTGACCCACCTCAGGAGGAGGTACCGAATCAGCACGACGATAGGGACCCCATCATAGAGGAGAGGAGATAG